Proteins encoded together in one Mycobacteriales bacterium window:
- a CDS encoding tetratricopeptide repeat protein, producing the protein MATATGFQVTTPLRAPRSTLVGRDGEIALLLQAMTSSRLVTLTGSGGVGKTRLALATAHTDAVAGLVPDGVAVAELAAVSDATLIADTVRVALGISEAPGHAATTAIIEGVGAAAVLLVLDNCEHLSAAATELVDDLLDGCPHLRVLATSREPLAVGGEALWPVHPLPVPPAGAVASEVVTNSAAGQLFEQRAQAVLPSFRLTDANAPSVARVCRRVGGLPLAIELAAARVRLLSVEQIAAGLSDVLGLLVGGARTTPARQQSLRATMDWSNALLSDSERTVFRRLGVFPGGFDLPAAQAIAAGSDVTAGELLEVLARLVDQSLLTALPAGQQVRYRLLSPIRDYAREQLAAAGEQATVAAAHLGFYAEMVERAEPLLSGPQQTDELDKLELDGNNLRSALRFAAESGSPPAGLRMAAGLVRLCVVRGHYREGRHWLDWAATADMTAPEPMRAKALLGSGQLAFLSCDYPAAVRRLEASLQLYRRLGDRPGIAMVLHGLGGVARERGRYARAEDLYRQSLQLAEADGARAQIAQARGYLGFLAWLQGDWPQAIIETEEALQAFRQLGDGEGTVWSLLSLGTVAQYRDEHATAAELLEQAHRLAQRLGYREGVAWCLHELGLLALRRGDANAEPLLLDALSRHRDLGDRWRTASVLDDLAACVQTRGDHRRAVALLAAAAQVRTAIGTELAPCEQADHRRVEADARKHLAEEEFAAAWLHGQGVTLNELIAVPPVAPATSPARSATEPDGVRSTSTVRPLRIRVLGACTVHRGEHLLTTADWGYGKPRELFFLLASSAALTKSTIGVALWPDLDGQQLRNAFHTALRDLRRAVGDPHWIRYAGGRYTLDRIREHSSDIEIFQEALATAGRARPPEAALPHLQRAVAAYGGEFGPGLPDTEWVETRRSEFARAAAQALSDLGRLLANARRYDEAAEVYRTAVTRDPLDEAAHRHLMTCLSNLGEIGQAAREYEQLVRRLHTELGVAPARETRDAYERLKLAD; encoded by the coding sequence GTGGCCACGGCTACGGGCTTTCAGGTCACCACCCCGCTCCGGGCGCCGCGCAGCACGCTGGTGGGACGAGACGGTGAGATCGCGCTGCTGCTGCAGGCCATGACGTCCTCGCGGCTGGTGACGTTGACGGGATCCGGCGGGGTGGGCAAGACCCGGCTCGCCCTGGCGACGGCACACACTGACGCCGTCGCCGGCCTGGTGCCGGACGGGGTGGCCGTTGCCGAGCTGGCCGCGGTGTCCGACGCCACGCTCATCGCTGACACCGTGCGCGTCGCGCTCGGCATATCCGAGGCTCCCGGGCATGCGGCGACCACGGCAATCATCGAGGGTGTCGGCGCTGCGGCGGTGTTGCTGGTGCTCGACAATTGCGAGCATCTGAGCGCCGCCGCCACCGAACTGGTAGACGATCTGCTCGACGGATGTCCGCACCTTCGGGTGTTGGCCACCAGCCGCGAGCCGCTCGCCGTCGGTGGTGAGGCGCTCTGGCCGGTGCACCCGTTGCCGGTCCCACCCGCCGGCGCAGTGGCTTCTGAAGTGGTCACGAACAGCGCAGCAGGTCAGCTCTTCGAGCAGCGCGCCCAGGCGGTGCTGCCGTCGTTCCGGCTCACCGACGCGAACGCGCCCAGCGTCGCTCGGGTGTGCCGCCGAGTCGGGGGGCTGCCGTTGGCGATTGAGCTCGCGGCCGCCCGAGTGCGGCTGCTGTCGGTCGAGCAGATCGCCGCCGGATTGTCTGACGTTCTGGGGCTGCTCGTCGGTGGCGCGCGGACCACGCCGGCACGGCAACAAAGCCTGCGGGCCACCATGGACTGGAGCAACGCCCTGCTCAGTGATTCCGAACGGACCGTCTTCAGGCGACTCGGCGTTTTCCCGGGCGGCTTCGACCTGCCGGCCGCGCAGGCCATCGCCGCTGGTTCCGACGTCACGGCCGGTGAACTGCTCGAAGTCCTCGCCCGACTGGTGGACCAGTCGTTACTTACGGCGCTGCCGGCCGGTCAGCAGGTGCGCTACCGACTACTGTCCCCGATCCGCGACTACGCCCGCGAGCAGCTTGCCGCCGCAGGCGAGCAGGCCACCGTCGCCGCGGCCCATCTGGGCTTCTATGCCGAGATGGTGGAGCGCGCCGAACCGCTACTGTCCGGACCACAACAGACCGACGAGCTCGACAAGCTCGAACTCGACGGCAACAACCTGCGGTCCGCACTGAGATTCGCCGCCGAATCCGGCAGCCCGCCGGCCGGCCTGCGGATGGCCGCCGGACTGGTGCGGCTGTGTGTGGTACGCGGGCACTACCGGGAGGGCCGGCACTGGTTGGACTGGGCCGCGACAGCCGATATGACTGCGCCAGAACCGATGCGCGCCAAGGCACTGCTCGGAAGCGGTCAACTCGCCTTCCTGTCCTGCGATTATCCGGCTGCGGTGCGACGACTGGAGGCCAGTCTGCAGCTATACCGTCGCCTCGGTGACCGGCCCGGCATCGCGATGGTGCTGCACGGACTCGGTGGCGTCGCGCGCGAGCGGGGTCGCTACGCCCGCGCAGAGGACTTGTACCGGCAATCCCTGCAACTGGCCGAAGCCGATGGCGCCCGCGCGCAGATTGCCCAAGCCCGCGGGTATCTCGGATTTCTCGCCTGGCTGCAAGGCGACTGGCCACAGGCGATCATCGAAACCGAGGAGGCGCTGCAAGCATTCCGGCAACTCGGCGACGGCGAGGGCACCGTCTGGTCATTGCTGAGCCTCGGCACAGTCGCCCAATACCGCGATGAACACGCCACAGCGGCCGAGCTGCTCGAGCAGGCCCACCGACTGGCCCAGCGTTTGGGCTACCGCGAGGGCGTCGCCTGGTGTCTGCACGAACTCGGCCTGCTCGCGCTACGCCGCGGCGACGCAAACGCTGAACCGCTATTACTTGATGCGCTGTCTCGACACCGTGACCTCGGCGACCGGTGGCGTACCGCAAGCGTGCTGGACGACCTGGCGGCTTGCGTGCAGACCCGCGGCGATCATCGCCGCGCCGTCGCCCTCCTGGCCGCGGCCGCGCAGGTACGCACCGCCATCGGGACCGAACTGGCGCCCTGCGAGCAGGCCGACCACCGCCGCGTCGAGGCCGACGCCCGAAAACATCTCGCCGAAGAGGAGTTCGCCGCTGCCTGGCTGCACGGGCAGGGAGTGACACTCAACGAGCTGATCGCCGTGCCGCCGGTCGCTCCCGCGACGAGCCCGGCCCGGAGCGCAACCGAGCCGGATGGCGTCCGGTCGACCTCGACCGTGCGACCGCTGCGGATCAGAGTATTGGGCGCCTGCACCGTGCACCGCGGCGAGCACCTGCTCACTACCGCCGACTGGGGTTACGGCAAACCCCGCGAGCTGTTCTTCCTGCTCGCCAGCTCAGCCGCGCTGACCAAATCCACCATCGGCGTCGCGCTCTGGCCCGACCTGGACGGACAGCAACTACGCAATGCGTTCCACACCGCTCTGCGCGATCTCCGCCGCGCGGTCGGCGACCCGCACTGGATCCGCTACGCCGGCGGGCGTTACACCCTTGATCGCATCCGCGAGCACAGCTCGGACATCGAGATCTTCCAAGAAGCTCTCGCCACCGCCGGCCGCGCCCGGCCACCGGAGGCGGCATTGCCTCACCTGCAACGTGCGGTCGCCGCCTACGGCGGAGAATTCGGTCCCGGCCTGCCCGACACCGAGTGGGTCGAGACCCGGCGCAGCGAGTTCGCCCGTGCCGCGGCACAGGCGCTGTCGGATCTCGGTCGATTGCTCGCCAACGCCCGCCGCTACGACGAAGCGGCCGAGGTCTACCGCACCGCGGTCACCCGTGATCCCCTCGACGAGGCCGCCCACCGGCATCTGATGACGTGCCTGAGCAACCTCGGCGAGATCGGACAGGCGGCCCGGGAGTACGAACAACTCGTCCGACGGCTGCACACCGAGCTTGGCGTCGCTCCGGCTCGGGAAACGCGAGATGCCTACGAGCGACTGAAGCTGGCCGACTGA
- a CDS encoding class I SAM-dependent methyltransferase has translation MELADLRAHWERFGTRDPLWAVLTWPGTRYGRWRREDFLASGRSEIDRASSVVGAVAEEIGVPAPANRALDFGCGVGRLTQALAEHFAEVDGVDIADSMLATARSWNAHGPRVRYHLNATGDLALFPAGRFDFVYTAHVLQHIEPRFVRRYVAEFLRVLADDGLLLIQLVTEPVRGADRPLPDDAFRVELTPQQWPRRLPAGTRQLIEVTVRNTGSSTLPATGTNGWYQVSIGNRWLRPDGALMVGDDARAPLPHDLPPGASARVELEVTAPRGHGRHLLRVDAVQEGVAWFADRGSGPLDAPVSVTSSRWPRGRRADRSRTDHDTADSTMEMHPVSEASARAWIEEAGGTVHRVFDWHEVADHQYTDYERVGMIAGRRSSAPD, from the coding sequence GTGGAGTTGGCTGACCTTCGTGCCCACTGGGAACGTTTCGGCACCCGGGACCCCCTGTGGGCGGTTCTGACCTGGCCGGGAACGCGGTACGGCCGATGGCGGCGCGAGGACTTCCTCGCCAGTGGGCGGTCCGAGATCGACCGGGCATCGTCGGTCGTCGGCGCCGTGGCGGAGGAAATCGGCGTCCCCGCCCCGGCGAACCGTGCGCTCGACTTCGGCTGCGGCGTCGGCCGGCTGACGCAGGCGCTTGCCGAGCATTTCGCCGAGGTCGACGGCGTGGACATCGCCGACTCGATGTTGGCCACTGCGCGGTCCTGGAACGCGCACGGCCCGCGGGTCCGCTACCACCTCAACGCCACCGGTGACCTCGCGCTTTTCCCAGCCGGCCGGTTCGATTTCGTCTACACCGCCCATGTCCTCCAGCACATCGAGCCACGGTTCGTCCGACGGTACGTCGCCGAGTTTCTCCGGGTGCTCGCAGACGACGGCCTGCTCCTGATCCAGCTGGTCACCGAGCCGGTGCGTGGGGCGGATCGCCCGCTTCCCGACGACGCGTTCCGGGTCGAGCTGACCCCGCAGCAGTGGCCGCGCCGGCTGCCGGCCGGGACCCGGCAGCTCATCGAGGTGACGGTGCGTAACACCGGGTCGTCGACGCTGCCGGCTACGGGTACGAACGGGTGGTACCAGGTGTCGATAGGTAACCGGTGGCTGCGGCCGGATGGTGCGCTCATGGTCGGCGACGACGCCCGTGCTCCGCTGCCGCACGACCTCCCGCCGGGCGCCTCCGCTCGGGTCGAGCTCGAGGTCACGGCGCCAAGGGGCCACGGCCGTCATCTGCTGCGGGTGGACGCCGTACAGGAGGGCGTGGCCTGGTTCGCCGACCGGGGCTCGGGCCCGCTCGACGCGCCGGTGTCGGTCACCTCCAGCCGTTGGCCGCGGGGGCGCCGCGCGGATCGGTCGAGGACGGACCACGACACAGCCGACTCGACCATGGAGATGCACCCGGTCAGTGAAGCCTCGGCCCGGGCGTGGATCGAGGAGGCGGGCGGGACCGTCCATCGCGTGTTCGACTGGCACGAGGTGGCCGACCACCAGTACACCGATTACGAGCGGGTCGGCATGATCGCCGGCCGGCGCTCTTCGGCTCCCGACTGA
- a CDS encoding amidohydrolase family protein, with product MTIDAHHHFWRYGRQHQAWRSHEHEVIARDFMPDDLSADLAAAGIDGSILVQSVDTEEENARLLDFAAQAPFVEGVVAWVPLRDPAAARTVLPGLDGHQVVRGVRCLVGRGRTDWLTRPDTTSLFREIAARGLCWDVVPVTPEQVRDVVAVARSVPELRIVVDHLARPPVDTGSWQPWADGVQALGAAPNVALKVSVGIDVLTAWATWSNAQLVPYLRWAATCFGPDRLLLASNWPVVLLRRGYADAWRDLTAGLLDAGLDRADIESVAGGNAIRWYGLAVRDRSVGAGRRGRMRRPSHC from the coding sequence GTGACCATCGACGCCCATCACCACTTCTGGCGCTACGGCCGGCAGCACCAGGCGTGGCGCAGCCACGAACACGAGGTCATCGCCCGGGACTTCATGCCGGACGACCTCTCGGCCGACCTCGCCGCCGCCGGCATCGACGGCAGCATCCTCGTCCAGTCCGTCGACACGGAGGAGGAAAATGCACGACTCCTCGACTTCGCCGCGCAGGCGCCGTTCGTCGAGGGGGTGGTCGCGTGGGTGCCGCTACGGGATCCCGCTGCGGCCCGGACCGTCCTGCCCGGCCTCGACGGCCACCAGGTGGTCCGCGGCGTTCGCTGTCTCGTCGGCCGGGGCCGTACGGACTGGCTGACCAGGCCGGATACAACTTCTCTCTTCCGGGAGATCGCTGCGCGCGGCCTGTGCTGGGACGTCGTTCCGGTCACCCCGGAACAGGTACGTGACGTCGTCGCGGTGGCCCGCTCGGTGCCCGAGCTCCGCATCGTCGTCGATCACCTGGCCCGCCCGCCGGTCGACACCGGGAGCTGGCAACCGTGGGCGGACGGCGTCCAGGCCCTCGGCGCGGCACCGAACGTCGCGCTCAAGGTCTCGGTCGGGATCGACGTCCTCACCGCCTGGGCGACGTGGTCGAATGCGCAACTCGTCCCGTATCTCCGCTGGGCGGCGACCTGTTTCGGCCCCGACCGATTGCTCCTCGCCAGCAACTGGCCCGTCGTCCTCCTTCGGCGCGGCTACGCGGATGCTTGGCGTGACCTTACGGCCGGGCTCCTCGACGCCGGCCTCGACCGGGCCGATATCGAGTCCGTGGCAGGCGGCAACGCGATCCGGTGGTACGGGCTCGCGGTGCGTGACCGGTCGGTCGGGGCGGGGCGCAGGGGGCGGATGCGCCGGCCGAGTCACTGCTAG
- a CDS encoding nuclear transport factor 2 family protein yields the protein MTGDTDGGDVIRPALAALPDELCHLIADAIGDGDLDAALSYYEPDAIQATDTEAPAIGLDAIRQVLAGAVEAKLAYDVQVQRSLIIGEIALLAGRWSMRGTDQSGVPSAVFGTVSSIARRGPDRSWRVMAETLIRDTGPAPGVAGERRP from the coding sequence GTGACCGGTGATACCGATGGCGGCGACGTCATCCGACCGGCGCTCGCAGCGCTGCCCGATGAACTCTGCCACCTCATTGCCGACGCCATCGGCGACGGGGACCTGGACGCCGCGCTCAGCTACTACGAACCGGACGCCATCCAGGCGACCGACACCGAAGCACCCGCAATCGGCCTGGATGCAATTCGACAGGTGCTCGCCGGGGCGGTGGAGGCCAAGCTGGCCTACGACGTACAGGTGCAGCGCAGCCTGATCATCGGCGAGATCGCGTTGCTCGCGGGGCGATGGAGCATGCGCGGCACCGACCAGAGCGGAGTCCCCAGCGCCGTGTTCGGCACCGTGAGCTCCATCGCGCGCCGCGGACCCGACCGCTCCTGGCGCGTCATGGCCGAGACCCTCATCCGCGACACCGGCCCCGCCCCTGGCGTCGCCGGCGAACGCCGTCCCTGA
- a CDS encoding mechanosensitive ion channel family protein, with translation MARYRWSDLRSTVPTRPMNLVRRADFRRAAACGFGALVAMTAAAAFGNVHAHSLQARLIAIVGAAVFLVLAILATRSTAGEISRVVGARAGPAAASMVRLLVTFICYLIVLLLALDLLDVPIQHLLLGGALTGVVFGIAAQQSLGNIFAGLVLLVARPFTIGDHIRIRSAPLGGLFEGTVTGMGLSYTRLDADEGPLNVPNASMLAAAVGPAREPEAGDTDTEVSESTEAATEKTGQPAGASR, from the coding sequence GTGGCCAGATACCGCTGGAGCGACCTCCGTTCGACCGTGCCCACCCGACCGATGAACCTGGTCCGGCGGGCGGACTTCCGCCGTGCCGCGGCCTGCGGTTTCGGCGCGCTCGTGGCGATGACGGCGGCGGCCGCCTTCGGGAACGTCCATGCCCACTCCCTGCAGGCCCGGCTCATCGCGATCGTCGGCGCGGCGGTGTTTCTCGTGCTGGCGATCCTCGCCACCCGCAGCACCGCCGGGGAGATCTCGCGGGTCGTCGGCGCCCGCGCCGGACCGGCGGCGGCGTCGATGGTCCGGTTACTCGTCACGTTCATCTGCTACCTGATCGTGCTGCTCCTCGCACTCGACCTGCTCGACGTGCCGATTCAGCATCTGCTGCTCGGCGGTGCACTGACCGGTGTCGTCTTCGGGATCGCCGCACAGCAGTCGCTGGGCAACATTTTCGCCGGCCTGGTGCTGCTCGTCGCCCGGCCGTTCACCATCGGTGACCACATCAGGATCCGGTCGGCTCCGCTCGGTGGGCTTTTCGAGGGCACGGTCACCGGAATGGGCCTGAGCTATACCCGTCTGGACGCCGACGAGGGCCCGCTGAACGTGCCCAACGCCAGCATGCTCGCCGCCGCCGTCGGCCCGGCCCGCGAACCGGAGGCGGGCGACACAGACACCGAGGTTTCCGAGAGCACCGAGGCGGCGACTGAGAAGACGGGACAGCCCGCGGGGGCGAGCCGCTGA
- a CDS encoding STAS domain-containing protein, with protein MLQPPPSANLDLTVSAEGIHRRIDVAGELDLASAQQIDECLTELSHDAYGAIITVDLSRLTFLDCAGLGVLVAHHYAMAAAGGQLVISRPSARAERLILLNHLEGVFEIH; from the coding sequence ATGCTGCAACCTCCGCCTTCTGCGAACCTTGATCTCACCGTGAGCGCCGAAGGGATCCATCGCCGGATCGACGTCGCCGGGGAGCTCGACCTGGCGTCGGCGCAGCAGATCGACGAGTGCCTGACCGAGTTGTCCCACGATGCGTACGGTGCCATCATCACTGTCGATCTGAGCCGTCTGACCTTTCTGGACTGCGCCGGACTCGGCGTCCTGGTCGCCCATCACTACGCCATGGCGGCCGCCGGCGGCCAGTTGGTGATCTCCCGGCCCTCGGCGCGCGCCGAACGCCTGATCCTGCTCAACCATCTCGAAGGGGTCTTCGAGATCCACTGA
- a CDS encoding patatin-like phospholipase family protein, giving the protein MFADLVLEGGGVKGIGLVGAVSVLEERGYQFKRVAGTSAGSIVGALVAAGMSASDIEAAMKKLDYNKFQDGDLLDRVGHVGKGISLLLKQGIYLGNYARSWVSDQLRGAGVRTFGDLAYNDTEHPLPPERAYRLVVMTSDVSQGALRRLPWDFGRYDCVTDQQPVADAVRASMSIPFFYRPVSMTDHVTHKRCLLVDGGMLSNFPIDVFDAPADREPRWPTFGIKLSARPGAMDGVINDVHDTISLTRAMIGTMTGFYDRLHIDDPSVLDRTIFVDTGGVKATQFDLDEKTQQMLFDNGRAAAERFFDGKQGHPGWDWDAFKQKYRSADPH; this is encoded by the coding sequence ATGTTTGCGGACCTCGTGCTCGAAGGCGGCGGCGTCAAGGGGATCGGCCTGGTCGGCGCGGTCAGCGTGCTCGAGGAGCGCGGCTATCAGTTCAAACGGGTCGCGGGCACGTCCGCGGGCTCGATCGTGGGGGCCCTCGTCGCCGCCGGTATGTCCGCGTCCGACATCGAAGCCGCCATGAAGAAGCTCGACTACAACAAGTTCCAGGACGGCGACCTTCTCGACCGGGTCGGGCATGTCGGCAAGGGCATCTCCCTGCTCCTCAAGCAGGGCATCTACCTGGGCAACTACGCCCGCTCCTGGGTGTCGGACCAGCTGCGCGGCGCCGGCGTGCGTACCTTCGGCGACCTCGCCTACAACGACACCGAACACCCGCTTCCGCCGGAGCGGGCCTACCGGCTGGTCGTGATGACCTCCGACGTCAGTCAGGGAGCGCTACGGCGGCTGCCGTGGGACTTCGGCCGCTATGACTGCGTCACCGATCAGCAGCCGGTCGCGGACGCCGTTCGGGCGTCGATGTCGATCCCGTTCTTCTACCGGCCGGTCAGCATGACCGACCACGTCACGCACAAACGCTGCCTGCTCGTCGATGGCGGCATGTTGTCCAACTTCCCCATCGACGTCTTCGACGCTCCGGCGGACCGCGAGCCACGCTGGCCGACCTTCGGCATCAAGCTGTCCGCCCGCCCCGGCGCGATGGATGGCGTGATCAACGACGTACACGACACCATCAGCCTCACCCGCGCGATGATCGGGACGATGACCGGCTTTTACGACCGGCTGCACATCGATGACCCGTCCGTGCTGGACCGAACGATCTTCGTCGACACCGGTGGCGTCAAGGCGACCCAGTTCGATCTCGACGAGAAGACGCAGCAGATGCTCTTCGACAACGGCCGCGCCGCCGCCGAGCGGTTCTTCGACGGGAAGCAGGGCCATCCAGGATGGGACTGGGACGCTTTCAAGCAAAAATACCGGTCCGCAGACCCGCACTAG
- a CDS encoding fibronectin type III domain-containing protein: MTFQLTGIWRTAVAASAALLAAVGGLVLVGASPASAAVAGHILFPVAGTTSWTVPAGVTTAVFRLDGGSGGSETTYQGKTTDGGKGGQVSGVLTVTPGQTYTIGIGGQGGSVQGFYNSVVGGGAGGAGGGGDGGSGDDPGAGGGGASQVSLDNTLLFAAAGGGGGTGSAAFDQQSPGGDGGGLTGADGSVFNAEAQYGAARGGTQSQGGAAGTNDHATGESAGTFELGGHGGSASSTDTLTTGGAGGGGGLYGGGGGGSSGGGGGSSYLTPDALNTSNTAGDNTDGGYVNIDYGVADTPGMVNPTPMRATAGQPFSYQLTTTSWPTPQIVAVGGSLPTWLTLSSNGLLSGTTTKAGEYDFRLAALGPYGETTYAMSVFVNPGATGHMTIDGITPSTTAGTRFPGTATGHWVDDYGNGISGVSFVALLLTDGPTATFDNGTTSVQSVTGPDGRFSIGGVTAGPTPGTLDLAVAYAPFQYSRVHLTITPANAQATFGVGDPPTATVGTPYSYVVRTSGSPTPTVSLNAGTLPPGLAIAPDGTLSGTPSAAGTYTVSLLANNGFGNPATRTLVVHVAPAPAPAGAPTIGSATGGDGTAIVRFTPPVNDGGAPITSYTVTASPGGRTATGTVSPITVTGLTNGTKYTFTVTAKNSVGIGPASARSNAVTPAKALAIATASPLPAGTVGAKYARTLAATGGIAPYSWALTSGSSLPAGLTLHSNGTVTGTPTKAATSSFTVHVTDAASPAHTATKGLSVTIRPAPPRADLAVSIARPGAFVAGHNGGYRFTVTNTGTAATAGTTTVSVAFPGGLTPTWTKGSVWTCNGHGQSGSCTQTAAIGVKHTSVLSLQVHIAARAGQLLTTTAVVAPTDSTPGDNTATDHVRIQ; encoded by the coding sequence ATGACGTTTCAGCTGACCGGAATCTGGCGCACTGCAGTGGCTGCCTCCGCAGCGCTGCTGGCCGCCGTGGGCGGGCTGGTGCTGGTCGGGGCGTCGCCGGCATCCGCCGCCGTGGCCGGCCACATTCTGTTCCCCGTGGCCGGTACGACGAGCTGGACAGTGCCGGCCGGTGTCACCACCGCCGTTTTCCGGCTCGACGGCGGCTCCGGTGGCTCGGAGACCACCTATCAGGGCAAGACCACCGACGGAGGCAAGGGCGGGCAGGTCAGCGGCGTGCTGACGGTCACACCCGGCCAGACCTACACGATCGGCATCGGCGGCCAGGGCGGAAGCGTGCAGGGCTTCTACAACTCCGTGGTCGGCGGCGGCGCCGGTGGTGCCGGCGGCGGTGGTGACGGCGGCTCCGGTGATGACCCGGGCGCCGGCGGCGGCGGGGCATCCCAGGTAAGCCTCGACAACACCCTTCTTTTCGCCGCAGCCGGCGGCGGTGGCGGCACGGGCTCGGCGGCCTTCGATCAGCAGTCCCCTGGCGGGGACGGTGGTGGATTGACCGGAGCCGACGGTTCGGTGTTCAACGCCGAAGCGCAGTACGGCGCCGCCCGCGGCGGCACCCAGAGCCAGGGCGGAGCCGCCGGCACCAACGACCATGCCACCGGCGAGTCGGCGGGCACCTTCGAGCTCGGCGGCCACGGTGGCAGCGCCAGTTCCACCGACACCCTCACTACCGGCGGCGCCGGCGGTGGAGGCGGCCTGTACGGCGGCGGCGGCGGCGGCTCATCCGGCGGTGGCGGTGGATCCAGCTACCTGACCCCGGACGCGCTGAACACCTCGAACACCGCCGGGGACAACACCGATGGCGGCTACGTGAACATCGACTACGGCGTCGCCGACACACCGGGAATGGTGAACCCCACCCCGATGCGAGCCACGGCCGGCCAGCCGTTCTCGTATCAGCTGACGACGACCAGCTGGCCGACGCCGCAGATCGTGGCGGTAGGTGGCTCATTGCCGACCTGGCTGACGCTCTCCTCCAACGGCTTGCTGTCCGGGACGACGACCAAGGCCGGGGAGTACGACTTCCGGCTCGCGGCCCTCGGACCGTACGGCGAGACGACGTACGCCATGTCTGTGTTCGTGAACCCGGGAGCCACCGGTCACATGACGATCGACGGGATTACGCCGAGCACGACGGCCGGTACGAGGTTCCCGGGCACCGCCACTGGTCACTGGGTGGACGACTACGGCAACGGCATCTCCGGCGTCAGCTTCGTCGCGCTGCTCCTGACCGACGGCCCGACCGCGACCTTCGACAATGGCACCACCTCGGTGCAAAGTGTCACCGGTCCGGACGGCCGCTTCAGCATCGGTGGCGTCACCGCCGGGCCGACACCCGGCACCCTCGACCTCGCCGTGGCCTACGCGCCCTTCCAATACTCGCGCGTGCACCTGACGATCACACCTGCCAACGCGCAGGCCACGTTCGGCGTGGGCGACCCGCCCACCGCGACCGTCGGCACCCCGTACTCCTATGTCGTCCGCACCAGCGGCTCGCCCACACCGACGGTCAGCCTGAACGCCGGCACGCTGCCGCCCGGACTCGCGATCGCACCTGACGGCACGCTGTCGGGCACACCGTCCGCCGCCGGGACATACACGGTCTCGTTGCTGGCGAACAACGGCTTCGGTAACCCCGCGACGCGGACGTTGGTCGTGCACGTCGCTCCTGCTCCGGCGCCGGCCGGTGCGCCGACGATCGGATCGGCAACGGGCGGCGACGGCACGGCTATCGTGCGGTTCACACCGCCCGTGAACGACGGTGGGGCGCCGATCACCAGCTACACCGTCACCGCCAGTCCTGGCGGGAGAACCGCGACCGGGACAGTCAGTCCGATCACCGTGACCGGACTGACCAACGGCACCAAATACACCTTCACGGTGACCGCCAAGAACTCCGTCGGCATCGGACCGGCTTCGGCCCGTTCCAACGCGGTCACCCCGGCAAAGGCGCTGGCGATCGCCACGGCCAGTCCGCTGCCGGCGGGAACGGTCGGTGCCAAGTACGCCAGGACGCTCGCGGCCACCGGCGGGATCGCCCCCTACAGTTGGGCGCTGACCAGCGGCAGCTCACTGCCGGCCGGGTTGACCCTGCACTCGAACGGGACCGTCACCGGGACCCCGACCAAGGCGGCAACGTCGAGCTTCACGGTCCACGTGACTGATGCCGCCAGCCCGGCGCATACCGCCACCAAGGGTCTGTCGGTCACGATCCGGCCGGCGCCGCCACGCGCCGACCTGGCCGTCTCCATCGCCCGTCCGGGCGCCTTCGTGGCCGGCCACAACGGCGGGTACCGGTTCACCGTGACCAACACGGGCACCGCCGCCACCGCCGGCACGACCACGGTGTCGGTTGCCTTTCCGGGCGGGCTCACACCGACATGGACCAAGGGATCTGTCTGGACGTGCAACGGCCACGGCCAGTCAGGATCGTGTACCCAGACCGCGGCGATCGGGGTCAAGCACACCAGCGTGCTGTCCCTGCAGGTGCACATCGCCGCACGTGCGGGCCAGTTGCTGACCACCACCGCCGTCGTCGCACCCACTGACAGCACACCGGGTGATAACACCGCCACCGACCACGTCCGCATCCAATAG